One segment of Channa argus isolate prfri chromosome 17, Channa argus male v1.0, whole genome shotgun sequence DNA contains the following:
- the LOC137102400 gene encoding protein yippee-like 5 — MGRIFLDHIGGTRLFSCANCDTILTNRAELISTRFTGATGRAFLFNKVVNLQHSEVQDRVMLTGRHMVRDVSCKNCNSKLGWMYEFATEESQRYKEGRVILERALVRESEGFEHVSPDSS, encoded by the exons ATGGGACGTATTTTCTTGGATCACATCGGTGGGACTCGCCTCTTCTCTTGTGCCAACTGTGACACAATCCTGACCAACCGAGCTGAGCTCATCTCCACACGGTTCACTGGAGCCACAGGACGAGCCTTTCTATTTAACAAG GTTGTGAATCTGCAGCACAGTGAGGTTCAAGACCGAGTCATGCTTACTGGAAGACACATGGTACGGGATGTCAGCTGCAAGAACTGCAACAGCAAGCTAGGCTGGATGTATGAGTTTGCCACTGAGGAGAGTCAGCGCTACAAGGAGGGCCGTGTCATCCTGGAGAGGGCGCTGGTGAGGGAGAGCGAAGGCTTCGAGCATGTTTCTCCTGACAGTTCCTGA
- the slc35a1 gene encoding CMP-sialic acid transporter isoform X2 gives MGSDVSVVFKLYCLTVMTLVAATYTVALRYTRTISSGDLYFSTTAVCATEVIKLILSLGMLANETGTATRLKNAIVEHVFHSPKELLKLSVPSVVYAVQNNMAFIALSNLDAAVYQVTYQLKIPCTALCTVLMLNRSLSRLQWFSVFMLCAGVTLVQWKPAEATKVQIEQNPFIGFIAIAIAVLCSGFAGVYFEKVLKSSDTSLWVRNIQMYLSGIVVTLMGVYMNDGEQVLDKGFFFGYTPWVCFVVLLASVGGLYTSVVVKYTDNIMKGFSAAAAIVLSTVASVILFGLLITIAFASGAILVCVSIYLYGLPKQDTSKLSRQDSDKESKQKLVSV, from the exons ATGGGCAGCG ATGTGAGCGTGGTCTTCAAACTGTACTGCCTGACCGTGATGACACTGGTGGCGGCTACATACACCGTGGCGCTGCGCTACACGAGGACAATTTCGTCCGGAGACCTGTACTTTTCTACGACGGCGGTGTGTGCAACGGAAGTCATCAAGTTGATACTCAGTCTGGGGATGCTGGCAAA TGAAACTGGAACAGCAACCAGACTGAAGAACGCCATAGTGGAACATGTGTTCCACAGCCCAAAAGAGCTGTTGAAGCTGAGCGTGCCCTCTGTAGTGTATGCAGTCCAGAATAACATGGCCTTCATTGCCCTGAGTAACCTCGATGCAGCCGTTTACCAG GTGACTTATCAGCTGAAGATCCCGTGCACAGCCTTGTGTACCGTGCTCATGCTGAACCGCTCCCTCAGCAGGCTGCAGTGGTTCTCAGTTTTCATGCTCTGTGCGGGTGTTACACTTGTCCAATGGAAGCCTGCCGAAGCCACAAAAGTTCAG ATTGAGCAAAACCCATTTATTGGGTTCATTGCCATCGCTATTGCTGTCCTTTGCTCTGGATTTGCAG GTGTGTACTTTGAGAAGGTGTTAAAGAGTTCAGACACATCTCTGTGGGTGAGGAACATACAGATGTACCTGTCTGGCATTGTGGTGACCTTGATGGGGGTTTACATGAATGATGGTGAACAAGTCCTGGATAAAGGCTTCTTTTTTGGTTATACACCCTGGGTGTGCTTTGTAGTAT TACTGGCCAGTGTTGGAGGTCTGTACACATCCGTGGTTGTCAAGTATACAGACAACATCATGAAGGgcttctctgctgcagctgccattGTTCTCTCAACTGTGGcctctgtcattttatttggaCTACTGATAA CAATCGCGTTTGCCTCTGGTGCCatccttgtgtgtgtttccatttacCTATACGGACTTCCGAAGCAAGACACCTCTAAGCTGAGCCGCCAAGACTCTGACAAGGAATCCAAACAGAAACTGGTGTCGgtgtga
- the slc35a1 gene encoding CMP-sialic acid transporter isoform X1: MGSEDVSVVFKLYCLTVMTLVAATYTVALRYTRTISSGDLYFSTTAVCATEVIKLILSLGMLANETGTATRLKNAIVEHVFHSPKELLKLSVPSVVYAVQNNMAFIALSNLDAAVYQVTYQLKIPCTALCTVLMLNRSLSRLQWFSVFMLCAGVTLVQWKPAEATKVQIEQNPFIGFIAIAIAVLCSGFAGVYFEKVLKSSDTSLWVRNIQMYLSGIVVTLMGVYMNDGEQVLDKGFFFGYTPWVCFVVLLASVGGLYTSVVVKYTDNIMKGFSAAAAIVLSTVASVILFGLLITIAFASGAILVCVSIYLYGLPKQDTSKLSRQDSDKESKQKLVSV; the protein is encoded by the exons ATGGGCAGCG AAGATGTGAGCGTGGTCTTCAAACTGTACTGCCTGACCGTGATGACACTGGTGGCGGCTACATACACCGTGGCGCTGCGCTACACGAGGACAATTTCGTCCGGAGACCTGTACTTTTCTACGACGGCGGTGTGTGCAACGGAAGTCATCAAGTTGATACTCAGTCTGGGGATGCTGGCAAA TGAAACTGGAACAGCAACCAGACTGAAGAACGCCATAGTGGAACATGTGTTCCACAGCCCAAAAGAGCTGTTGAAGCTGAGCGTGCCCTCTGTAGTGTATGCAGTCCAGAATAACATGGCCTTCATTGCCCTGAGTAACCTCGATGCAGCCGTTTACCAG GTGACTTATCAGCTGAAGATCCCGTGCACAGCCTTGTGTACCGTGCTCATGCTGAACCGCTCCCTCAGCAGGCTGCAGTGGTTCTCAGTTTTCATGCTCTGTGCGGGTGTTACACTTGTCCAATGGAAGCCTGCCGAAGCCACAAAAGTTCAG ATTGAGCAAAACCCATTTATTGGGTTCATTGCCATCGCTATTGCTGTCCTTTGCTCTGGATTTGCAG GTGTGTACTTTGAGAAGGTGTTAAAGAGTTCAGACACATCTCTGTGGGTGAGGAACATACAGATGTACCTGTCTGGCATTGTGGTGACCTTGATGGGGGTTTACATGAATGATGGTGAACAAGTCCTGGATAAAGGCTTCTTTTTTGGTTATACACCCTGGGTGTGCTTTGTAGTAT TACTGGCCAGTGTTGGAGGTCTGTACACATCCGTGGTTGTCAAGTATACAGACAACATCATGAAGGgcttctctgctgcagctgccattGTTCTCTCAACTGTGGcctctgtcattttatttggaCTACTGATAA CAATCGCGTTTGCCTCTGGTGCCatccttgtgtgtgtttccatttacCTATACGGACTTCCGAAGCAAGACACCTCTAAGCTGAGCCGCCAAGACTCTGACAAGGAATCCAAACAGAAACTGGTGTCGgtgtga